In the Pongo abelii isolate AG06213 chromosome 2, NHGRI_mPonAbe1-v2.0_pri, whole genome shotgun sequence genome, AGTGTGAGGAGAGACAAATGGCTAAAGGCCCTAGCACCATTCCTGGACATAATTTAGCCACCTGAGCATGGCTAAAACACTGGatactgaggttggaggatttaAGAGGAGCTGTGTTTAAAAAACCCTTAAACCTGGTATTGGAAGGCCGATGATGCGGCATTGCTAGATCCCTGTCATTGAAGGCCAAGGTGGCGTGGCTATGTTTAAGTCCTGAGTCTGAAGAACTTTTAGAGTGTGGTTAAAGAATCTTGGATTTGGGACTGGAGGGTTAGGAAGGGGACCTGGTAAAGGAGTCCCTCAGATTGTAGGGCTGGAGACTGAACTCTGAGTAAAATCTAAAGGTGGGGTAGGAGAGGATACAGCAAAGCTAGggatgtagaaaaaaataaagcaggagcgTGTCATGGAAGCCAATGGAAGAACACAGTTGCAGGAGGAAGTAGTCAGATGCAAAGACCATTCCTCCAAGGGGACCGTCACTTGACACCTCTGCTCTGAGAAGTTAGATCTCTGTCATCTTCACATCTAAAGGAATGTAAGGGGTCAAAAGACTGTCCCCAAAGCTCTTAGAACAAGAGTGGGGTGGGCGTACAGTGGATAGATTTGACTCCAAGTATCTCTTAAGGGGCCACTTCCAGCCAACACCTTACTCTCACTCCATGAAGGCTTCTCCCGAGTGTGTCCTCTGACATGTGACAAGTAATGATGTCCACGTACAGCTCTGTCCACATTACCTTACAAACAAGTCTTCTCCCTAAGCATTTCCGCTGGTGTGGCTGATGGCTGACTTGTTGCTAAAATCACATCCTCACTGCTTGCACCTCTAAAGCTTTTCCCCGAGTGTATCTTCTGGTGTATGATGAGCTGTGACTTCCTCCTAAAGCCTCGCCCACACTCCATGCATGCATAAGGCTTCTCCCCCGAGTGTATCCTCTGATGTAAGCTGAGAGTGGACTTGTGGCTAAAGTTTTGCCCACACTCGATGCACGCGTAAGTTTTCTCTCCTGTGTGTGTCCTCCAGTGTCTGTTGAGGAGTATCTTCCGGCCAAATCCCCACCCACATTCCCCACACACATAAGGCTTCTCCCCTGAATGTGTCTGCTCGTGTGCGAGGAGAGTTGATTTATCACAAAAGCCTCACCCACGCTGGCTGCACACATAAGGTTTCTCCTTGGAGTGTGTACGCCGGTGGTAGTGGAGGGTTGTCTGAGCTATAAAGCCTCGCCCACTCTCCGCAGACATAAGGCTTTTCTCCTGTGTGTGTCCTCTGGTGTCTGATGAGCTGTGATTTCGTGATAAAGCCTTGCCCACACTCTGTGCATGCATAAGGCTTCTCCCCAGAGTGCATCCTCTGATGTACACTAAGAGCGGACTTGAGGCTAAAGTTTCGCCCACACTCAAAGCACGTGTAAGGCTTTTCTCCCGTGTGTGTCCTCCAGTGTCCATTGAGGAATATCCTCCGGCTAAATCCCCGCCCACATTCCTCACACACATAAGACTTCTCCCTGAGTGTGTTCTCCGATGTGATTTGAGCGTCGACTTCTGGCTAAATCCATGCCCACACTCCTCACACACATGAGGTTTCACCTCTGAATGTGTCCACTGGTGTAGGAGGAGAGTTGATTTAGCATGAAAGCCTCGCCCACACTCTCTGCAAACAAAAGGCTTCTCATCTGAATGTATCCTCTGGTGTGTGTTGAGACATGATCTTCTTACAAAGCCTCGGCCACAATCCCTGCACACATAAGGCTTATCCCCTGTGTGAATTCTCTGGTGCTTAATGAGCTCTGACTTTTCACGAAAGCCTTGCCCACACACTGTGCACATAAATGACTTCTCCCTTGTGTGTGTCCTCTGATGTCTGATGAGGTATGGCTTGCAGCTAAAGCCTCGCCCACAATGGCTGCACACATAAGGTTTCTCCCCGGAGTGTGTACTCAGGTGGTTGCGGAGGACTGACTCAACTATAAAGCCTCGCCCACACTCTCTGCAGACATAAGGCTTTTCTCCTGTGTGTGTCCTCTGGTGTATGATGAGCTGTGACTTCCTGCTAAAGCCTCGCCCACACTCCCTGCACACCTGTGACTGCCTTTTGTCTGAAGATTTTTCTGCTGTGACTGCCTTCTGTCTGAACAGGTTTGACTTCCGGTTAAAAGCTAGTGCACACTCTCCAAACCTGACTGCTCCAAACCCTGGGGTTTCTGCCCTCTTGGAAATTCTGTCTACTTCCTCAGAGCTTGCATTCTGGGCTGGACTGAGCTGTACCTCTAATATTCTGTTGCCTCCCCAAGAGCTTATTGGTGGTCTCTGGAACAGGCTAGAGAAACCCACTAAAGCCCCCCTCTCATTTGTACTCCAAAACAAGGGTCTGACGCCTCCTTCCACTCGTTGATCTTCTGCTTCAGCCCCCCTGTGATTTTTATCAGAAGGACATTGTGACTGTGGCTGATCCTCTGGGCAGGGATTTCCTGGGTGGAGTTGATTTCCTGCATGGAAACCTGGAATAGGATGATTGTGTAGCTCATCTTGGCTGAGGAATTGCTGACTGCCAAAGGCCAGAGGGCAAGAAGGGCAGGTATGGACTTCTGGCTTTGATTCTGCTGAAGAAAGAAAGTTTCCAGTCAGAAGAGTCACAGGAAGGGCTGACTGGGCTCTTGTTTTATGATAAGATCTGGCCCATTAATCATTCTCAATGATTAAAGTCTTTCTCCCCAAGATGTGCTGTGCAGGACCTATATTTTCATTCAACCTCTTCAAACTTTTGATttggaaatcatttcaaatatacagaaaagttgcaagaatatgAATAACacaaagggctgggcacagtggctcatgcctgtaatcccagcactttgggaggccaaccaaggcgggcggattgcctgagctcgagacttcaagactaacctgggcaacacggtgaacgCCGTCACAAAAAAGTTCCTGATGTTTCCCATGATTAGACTCAGATtatacactgcactccatttttacatattacatattttactttaatccaaaaaaacccacagccaaatcTATTCTATATATTAACGCAACAGAGAATCTTCCAAGTAGGCATCCGAGACATCCTCAGTGCTGTAAATATCTACAATTATACTAAAATTATCCTTTACCATAATCACATGATGCCACAAGCATTTGTTTCCACTGAGAGAACAGTCTTTATGACCTATACGGGAATGCTCTTTGTGACTTTTCCTTTGAGAAGAAAGGATGGATTGAGATAGGAGTCCTTAGTCTCGATGTCCCCCGATGTAGAATGCAGTACAGAATAGTATTGAAGAATGTGCATAGGAAGCCTTCATTTGAGTTTCCCCACTCATAAGTAGATATTTACTAGAGGAAGATACATGCCAGGTTCTACCAGAAGTAAGGATTCATCAGTGGAGAAGACAGGCACAACTGACTTAAAGAAGGCTGGCTCTTGGTCCTCCAATCCAAGATCTGCTCTTCCCTGTTTTCCACAAGTCAGCAAATACAGTAATGTTACCATTTAGCTGCACTTTCCTAAgaaatatcaaaattaaattgCAACTGTTTCTAACCAGCTGAAGATAACAAACAACCATGAACTTTTTGTAATCCAGGAGGCCAGACCCTTTATCAGCCTAACTGAAGACCCTTGCCTAACTAATAAATaggagaatttttatttttatttttattttttttgagacggagtctcactctgtcgccaggctggagtgcagtggcgtgatcttggctcactgcaacctctgcctcccgggttcaagtgattctcctgtctcagcctcccaagtagctgggactacaggcgcccgtcactccatctagctaatttttgtatttttagtagagacagggtttcaccatgttgggcaggatggtctcaatctcttgagctcgtgatccgcccgcctcggcctcccaaagtgctgggattacaggcgtgagccacagtgcccagccccattTGGCTTTAGTCACCCACTCCCACCACCACATTCTTCGATTCCTGATTCTAGGGCAGCACTCTATGGCTCCAGGGCTTCATTTCTTCTGGATGGATGGGGGTCCTGGTTTCAGTAGCTCCTCTAGAGCAGCATAGCTTAGCTAGTCCTCATCCCTCTTCCTGTCCTGAGAGAGTTGGAGCAGTTGGGCTGGGTGTCTGGGAATCTGATGATGAAGATGTCTGGATGGCAGCTTTGCAAGCCTAGAGTAGTCAAAGCCTGGAACACTCCTGGCCCTAGATGTAGTTCAAAGGCCAAAGTTGGTTAGCTTTCCCAAGAGGTATTGCATCTATGTCAGGGGGCTTAATTCTCACTGGCTTCTTTTCTTCAAAGGCCTAGTCAAAGTAGCAAGGATCTCATTATTTATAGAACATAGACCTTTAAAAAGTTCAGAGTTATTTGTGGTGTATTTAGAGTATTTAGGAACACATATTTTGGCATCCTGAACCCTGTCTTGTCTTTTCTTACTTTATGACTGTGGACACAAAGTTACTAATCCTTCTAAACTTCAATTTCCCGATCTATGAAATAATACCAGCATTAAATTTGGTCTTTATGTAAAGCCCTGAAGAGCACAAAGCACAATGCTGGGCCCATAGTGAGTGATATTTATTATGgggtctattattattattaaggataataataataataataataataataataatagagctTAGAATCCAAATTCAGGTAATAAAGACCATCAGAACTTAAtacaagtgaataaataaataaaaattttgagttTAATCGTCAGGCAAGGGAATGAACAGTAAAGAAACTTTACTGAATAGTTCACAGGGAGAACTACTAAATAGTAGGAAGTCAGTTTTATGGCATTTGTGCTAATTAAATATGGAAGACCAGGACTCTGCATAGGATGGAATGAATCCATGGGTCTACACATGTTTGGTTAAAACAATTCTTCTGGCcagcacagtgtctcacacttgtaatcccagcactttgggagaacaatgAGGAcgggatcacctgagatcaggagttcgaaaccagcctggccaacatggtgaaacgctgtctctactaaaaatacaaaaattagtcggtcatggtggtgcacgcctgtaatcccagctactcaggaggctgaggcaggagaattgcttcaattctaggaggtggaggttgcagtgagccgagatcccaccattgcactccagcctgggccacaagagtgaaactctgtctcaaaaaaaaaaaaaaaaaaggccgggcgcagtggctcatgcctgtaatcccagcactttgggaggccaaggcgggtggatcacatgaggtcaggagttcaagaccagcctggcgaatatggcgaaacctcatctctactaaagatacaaaaattagcagggcatggtggcgggcgccggtaatcccagctacttgggaggctgaggcaggacaatcacttgaacccaggaggcggaggttgcagtgagccgggatcacgccattgcactccagcctggctgacagaacaagactctgtctcaaaaaaatttaaaataaataaataaataataaagccaaCTAGACCCCCATCCATCCAAAAGAAACTAAGCCCTGGAGCCAAAGAGTTCTGCCCTAGAAGCAGGaacagaagaatggaatgggagtgGGTGACTAAAGCcaattctttctcttattttatttatttatttatttatttatttgagacagagtctctgttgcccaggttgcagtgcagtggcgtgatcctggctcactgcaacctctgcttcccagattcaagcaattcttttgcctcagcctcccaagtagctgggactagaggcgtgtgccaccatgcctagctaatttttgtatttttagtagcgacggggtttcatcatgttgcccaggctggtctcaaactcctgagctcaggcaatccacctgcctcagcctcccaaagagcaaggattacaggtgtgagccaccacgcctggccttttaattttttttttagacagagtcttgctctgtcacccaggctggagtgcagtggtgcaatctcgactcattgcaacttccgcctcccaagttcaagcgattctcctgcctcagcctcctgagtagctgggattacaggcacgtgccacctcacccagctaatttttgtatttttagtagggacagggtttcaccatgttggtcatgctagtctcgaactcctgacctcatgatccgcccacctcggcctcccagtgtgctgggattacaagtatgagccaccgtgcctggcctcttccttctttattctACATTTCTACTAAACAAGACccttcaacttaaaaaaaagaaagtccataatgttcagagtaaaagccaagcTGCTTAGAGGGCCCACTGGGTTCCACCTACTGCTTCTTTGACTCCAGTCTTCATTTGCTCCATCTGAGCCAcactctcctcccctcctgaTGATGTACACTGGCTGGTTTCTATGTCTACAGCACCCTTCTCCCATACATATCACTGGTATATTCTAAGAATGCAGAACTAGACCCAGCGTTTAATAGTCAATATATACTTTTGAGTAAATGAGTGATAGGAGCCAAGTTAATTAAAAAAGGACTAGAGGGTTAGGCAGAAGATGTTCTCTAATACTGTCAGAACAAAAGCCTCCTTTTTATAACCTATATTTCATAACATCTCACTTACTGTCCTGAAACAAAATTCATATTTAATTAAATGTActcatgttttgtgtttttttctctccaagatggagtcttgctctgttgcccaggttggagtgcagtggcgcaatctcagctcactgcaacttccgcttcccgagttcaagtgattctcctccctcagcctcctgcatagctgggattacaggtgcacatcaccatgtctggctgtttttttgtttttgtttttgttttgtatttttagtagaggcgaggtt is a window encoding:
- the ZNF589 gene encoding zinc finger protein 589 codes for the protein MENNTIFCLWVPVVNTTPNIAAEGDLEGQSAPQHFLSPCTNRIPPRELRFPAGCAPHGAARYCTSPSPASFFWRRQWPAVRILIRFTHGAATSFASCMRAQMWAPREQLLGWATEALPAKDSAWPWEEKPRYLGPVTFEDVAVLFNEAEWKRLSLEQRNLYKEVMLENLRNLVSLAESKPEVHTCPSCPLAFGSQQFLSQDELHNHPIPGFHAGNQLHPGNPCPEDQPQSQCPSDKNHRGAEAEDQRVEGGVRPLFWSTNERGALVGFSSLFQRPPISSWGGNRILEVQLSPAQNASSEEVDRISKRAETPGFGAVRFGECALAFNRKSNLFRQKAVTAEKSSDKRQSQVCRECGRGFSRKSQLIIHQRTHTGEKPYVCRECGRGFIVESVLRNHLSTHSGEKPYVCSHCGRGFSCKPYLIRHQRTHTREKSFMCTVCGQGFREKSELIKHQRIHTGDKPYVCRDCGRGFVRRSCLNTHQRIHSDEKPFVCRECGRGFHAKSTLLLHQWTHSEVKPHVCEECGHGFSQKSTLKSHRRTHSGRSLMCVRNVGGDLAGGYSSMDTGGHTREKSLTRALSVGETLASSPLLVYIRGCTLGRSLMHAQSVGKALSRNHSSSDTRGHTQEKSLMSAESGRGFIAQTTLHYHRRTHSKEKPYVCSQRG